A stretch of DNA from Thermanaerosceptrum fracticalcis:
AGTCGTCAATGAGAACACCTATATAGGCATCAGAACGTTTCAAAATTAATGGAGGTCTTCCTTTTACCTTAAGGGCAGCGTTAATACCGGCCATCAGTCCCTGAGCCGCGGCTTCTTCATAACCGGAGGTACCGTTTATTTGACCGGCACAAAAAAGCCCGCTGATGTGCTTCATCTCCAGGGACAATCCCAGCTGGGTAGGAACTACATAATCATACTCAATGGCATAGCCTGTCCGCATCATTTCCATATTTTCCATACCTTTAATCGTTCTCAAGAATTGCATTTGCACTTCTTCCGGCAAACTTGAGGACATACCCTGTACATATATTTCATAGGTACCCATACCTTCAGGTTCTAAAAACAGTTGATGCCGTTCCTTATCGGCAAATCTCACCACTTTGTCTTCGATAGAAGGACAGTAGCGTGGTCCTGTCCCCTCAATCACTCCGCTGAAGAGGGGTGACCTGTGCAGGTTACTTCTGATCACAGTATGGGTATTTTCATTGGTATAAGCCAGGTAGCAGGGAATGTTATAACCTGTGCCTCTTTCCGTCAAGAAGGAAAAGTAATGTTCCTTTTCATCACCCGGTTGAATAAGCATCTGGTTAAAATCGATGCTCCGCCTGTCAACCCGGGCTGGAGTACCCGTTTTGAAGCGGCCTAATTCTATACCTAATTCCCGGAGATTATGGGAAAGATTCATGGCGGCATGCTGATTATTGGGTCCTCCCCAGTAACTCACTTCTCCTACAATAATTTTTCCCCGCAGGTAAGTGCCGGTGCAAAGAATGACCGCAGGGGACCGGAAAATGGCACCGGTACTCGTCTCAATCCCTTCTACCCTTTTATCGTCACTAACCAGTATCCTCTCCACCAATAACTGCTTTACATTCAAATTGTCCTGCCCCTGTAAAATATAAATCATTCTCCTTTGATAGGCGTATTTATCAGCCTGGGCCCTCAGAGCATGGACAGCCGGTCCTTTTCCAGTATTTAACATTCTAATTTGAATATAAGTATCATCAATATTTCTTCCCATTTCTCCCCCCAGGGCATCAATTTCCCTGACCAGATGCCCTTTGGCAGGTCCGCCTATGGAAGGATTACAGGGCATAAGGGCGATATTGTCCATGTTTAGGGTAACAAGCAAGGTCTTACAGCCCATGCGGGCGGCGGCCAGGGCAGCCTCACAACCGGCATGACCCGCACCCACCACAATACAATCATAACTTCCAGCCTCGTAAGTCATACTTCTTAGACCTCCATCTTGATGAAAACATTATCTGGACCTCGTGAACCGAATTCCGACTGCCGACTTCCGACATCCGACTCCGATAGTAATAACACATTAATTCGGTGTGGGGAAGCGGGAAACGGAAAGCGTCATTCACTATCAACTATCAACTACCAAGTAACCTATTTTCCTAGACAAAATTGAGAAAAGATTTGATCGATAATATCCTCTTCCAGTGTTTCCCCTGTTATTTCCCCTAGATGCTCCCATGAACTACGTAAGTCGATAGAAATAAAATCAGAAGGGAGATTATCTTCTACGCCCCGGTGTGCACTCTCCAAAGCTCTTTTAGCTCTTTCTAAAGCTTCTTTATGTCTTACATTATTTAAAAGAATTTTATCCGATAAGTTAAAACCATTTTCGAAGAAAACACCTTTAATTTCTTCTTCCAACTCTTTTAAACCAATTTCCTCTTTGGCCGAAACAAAGTGTACCCTGTAGGGGGCTACCCTTTCTCTGATTTTCTCTTCACTGAACTCTTCTTTTAATAGGTCAATTTTATTGGCCAAAATTATGATTTTATCATTAGGATACCGCCGAATAAAAGCTTCATCATCTTCTGTAATACCATGGACAATATCTAAGACATAGAGTATAAGATCAGCTTCTTCTACGGCTTCCCTGGTTTTCTCCATACCTATTTTTTCTACTATATCCTCAGTTTCCCGGATTCCGGCTGTATCCATCAGAACCAGGGGTATCCCGCCTAGATTGTAATATTCCTCGATCACATCCCGGGTAGTTCCCGGAATATCCGTGACAATGGCCCTTTTTACTTTCAAGAGAGCATTTAACAGGCTGGATTTTCCCACATTGGGCTTACCGATTAGCACTGTTTTTAAACCCTCGCGCAAGATACGTCCACTGCGAAAAGTTTGTAGGAGATCATGAATGCCATCAGCAATTTGAGAAATACGCAAGCCTAATTCTCCAGGGGTTAACCGCGTGAAATCTTCCTCGGGAAAATCGATATCAGCCTCTAAATAAGCCATTATTTCTAAGATCTGTTTACGGTATTCTTTAATGATGTTAGAAAGGCCCCCCTGCAGATTACTAACAGCCGCCTGAGCCCCTTCCTCCGTCATGGCGTTGATCATGTCCATAATGGCTTCAGCCTGGGAGAGGTCAAGACGACCGTTCAAAAATGCCCTTTTAGAAAACTCACCGGGTTCAGCCAGCCTGGCTCCTGCTCTTATTACCAATTCAAGCACTTTTCGTAAGATAACCATACCGCCGTGGCATTGTAACTCCACTACGTTTTCTCCCGTGAAACTATGGGGTCCCCACATCACCAGGGCCAGGGCTTCATCCACAACCTTACCTTCTTCATCGACGACATGTCCATAAGTAATCGTATAGGTTTTCTTTTCTTTTAAACTTCTTCCTTTTTTACTTCTAAAGACTTTGTCGGCAATTTCGCTTGCTTCACTGCCTGAAATTCTGATAATACCAACACTGGCAGCCCCCATGGCTGTTGTAATGGCAGCAATGGTATCGTTAATCAACTTTGGTCACCTCTTTACACACCACTATACCTTAATTTCTAGTATTGTCCAATCAATTCCCTCATAATATATCTTACTGTCCTATTATAAAAAAACCAGCCTGGTTTTGCTGTTACCAGGCTGATGTGAAACCATGCTTACCTTTATTTACGTAATGCGATAACCACCTTACGGAATGGTTCTTCTCCCTCACTATAGGTTTGCACTCTCTTATCATTTTGCAGCGCTGTATGAATAATCCTGCGTTCTTGCGGATTCATGGGTTCTAAGACCACGCGATAACCCGTTCTTTTTACTCTTTCAGCCAGCCTTGCCGCCAGTTTAACAAGCGTGTCTT
This window harbors:
- the mnmG gene encoding tRNA uridine-5-carboxymethylaminomethyl(34) synthesis enzyme MnmG: MTYEAGSYDCIVVGAGHAGCEAALAAARMGCKTLLVTLNMDNIALMPCNPSIGGPAKGHLVREIDALGGEMGRNIDDTYIQIRMLNTGKGPAVHALRAQADKYAYQRRMIYILQGQDNLNVKQLLVERILVSDDKRVEGIETSTGAIFRSPAVILCTGTYLRGKIIVGEVSYWGGPNNQHAAMNLSHNLRELGIELGRFKTGTPARVDRRSIDFNQMLIQPGDEKEHYFSFLTERGTGYNIPCYLAYTNENTHTVIRSNLHRSPLFSGVIEGTGPRYCPSIEDKVVRFADKERHQLFLEPEGMGTYEIYVQGMSSSLPEEVQMQFLRTIKGMENMEMMRTGYAIEYDYVVPTQLGLSLEMKHISGLFCAGQINGTSGYEEAAAQGLMAGINAALKVKGRPPLILKRSDAYIGVLIDDLVTKGTNEPYRMMTSRAEYRLILRQDNADLRLTEKGWEVGLVTAERYARFKQKKEQLEAEMKRLKETIVTPSYQELAKLLEERNSSPLRQGIYLYDLLKRTEITYQDLINVGLAAELPEDIKEQIDIQIKYEGYIAKQMSQVERFEKLENRVIPTDLDYYGIQGLSNEAKQKLASIRPTSVGQASRISGVSPADVSVLLIYLEQRRRQGGIDA
- the mnmE gene encoding tRNA uridine-5-carboxymethylaminomethyl(34) synthesis GTPase MnmE; this translates as MINDTIAAITTAMGAASVGIIRISGSEASEIADKVFRSKKGRSLKEKKTYTITYGHVVDEEGKVVDEALALVMWGPHSFTGENVVELQCHGGMVILRKVLELVIRAGARLAEPGEFSKRAFLNGRLDLSQAEAIMDMINAMTEEGAQAAVSNLQGGLSNIIKEYRKQILEIMAYLEADIDFPEEDFTRLTPGELGLRISQIADGIHDLLQTFRSGRILREGLKTVLIGKPNVGKSSLLNALLKVKRAIVTDIPGTTRDVIEEYYNLGGIPLVLMDTAGIRETEDIVEKIGMEKTREAVEEADLILYVLDIVHGITEDDEAFIRRYPNDKIIILANKIDLLKEEFSEEKIRERVAPYRVHFVSAKEEIGLKELEEEIKGVFFENGFNLSDKILLNNVRHKEALERAKRALESAHRGVEDNLPSDFISIDLRSSWEHLGEITGETLEEDIIDQIFSQFCLGK